One region of Chryseobacterium muglaense genomic DNA includes:
- the infB gene encoding translation initiation factor IF-2, with protein sequence MPKIRLNKAVKEFNISMSRLVEFLQSKDIVVENNPNAQLEEAAYSALEAEFAKDGEQRKASHEVVISKVPEEKLEMEEKKAPEVIRAKANTKPETRILGKIDLEPKKAEPVAVEPTPVPAAPVEEKKEEKVEVEVEVEVKEVKEEVKTIKEEVVPVSEVKTTPERQEFKVLDKIDLSQIEGNRNRPVKKDKPKTEEVKAQPKAAEPVKETPKPVEKPVEKVEEKKPEPTKEEPQEPQKIETVYQKLDGPKIVGEKIDLSQFAPKPNAAKKKRKRIEKPGGPNQNNGNNQQGGNNQQGGQNRPQGQNGPGGNRPPGQGGYQGNRPPGQGGQNRPGGPGGNRPPGQGGPGGNRPPGQGGPGGNRFGNNRPGQRTMPVELTDEQVKNQIKETLEKLTNKGGKSKSSKHRKDKRSYRREQDHLQQEADARDTSLKVTEFITVGELASLMDVSATEVISACFSLGVMVTMNQRLEADTLLLVADEFGFKIEFSDADLEDTDSEEDIDTEESLVSRAPIVTVMGHVDHGKTSLLDYVRKTNVIAGESGGITQHIGAYNVKLENGQRITFLDTPGHEAFTAMRARGAQVTDIAIIVIAADDDVMPQTKEAISHAQAAGVPMIIAINKVDKPNANPDNIRQQLSGMNILVEEWGGNVQAQEISAKMGNNMDLLLEKVLLQAEMLELKANPERAANGVVIEASLDKGRGYVATMLVQTGTLKVGDYVVAGKNHGKVKALLDERGKNLTEAGPSIPATILGLDGAPTAGDKFRVYADESEGKAIANKREQLQRELSIRTKKHTTLEELGRRIALGEFKELNIILKGDVDGSVEALSDQLQRLSTEEISVKILHSGVGQITESDINLAAASDAIIIGFNVRAGANAKDLADREEIEIRTYSVIYKAIDEVKEAMEGMLSPEIQEQVIGNVEIREVFKISKVGTIAGCMVLNGKVTRQSKVRLLRDGIVKFDGELESLKRFKDDVREVTKGYECGLNLKGYNDIEQYDILEVYEEVAVKKKLK encoded by the coding sequence ATGCCAAAAATAAGATTAAATAAAGCGGTTAAGGAATTTAACATATCGATGTCTAGGCTGGTAGAGTTTTTACAGTCTAAGGATATTGTGGTTGAAAACAATCCTAACGCTCAATTAGAAGAAGCGGCATATTCTGCATTGGAAGCTGAGTTTGCCAAAGACGGTGAACAACGTAAAGCTTCCCATGAGGTGGTTATTTCTAAAGTTCCGGAAGAGAAACTGGAAATGGAAGAAAAGAAAGCACCTGAAGTAATAAGAGCTAAAGCTAATACAAAACCAGAAACCAGAATTTTAGGTAAAATTGATCTTGAACCTAAAAAAGCTGAACCTGTTGCAGTAGAACCAACTCCTGTACCAGCTGCGCCTGTAGAAGAAAAGAAAGAAGAAAAAGTAGAAGTAGAAGTAGAAGTAGAAGTGAAGGAGGTGAAAGAAGAGGTGAAAACTATAAAAGAAGAAGTGGTACCAGTTTCTGAAGTAAAAACTACTCCTGAAAGGCAAGAATTCAAAGTTTTGGATAAAATTGACCTTTCTCAAATAGAAGGAAACAGAAACAGACCTGTAAAAAAAGATAAACCTAAAACAGAAGAAGTGAAAGCTCAACCAAAAGCTGCTGAACCTGTTAAAGAAACACCAAAACCGGTTGAAAAACCTGTAGAAAAAGTGGAAGAAAAAAAACCTGAACCTACTAAAGAGGAGCCTCAGGAACCTCAAAAAATAGAAACTGTTTATCAAAAACTTGATGGCCCTAAGATTGTTGGTGAAAAAATTGACTTAAGTCAGTTTGCTCCAAAACCAAATGCTGCTAAAAAGAAAAGAAAAAGAATTGAAAAGCCAGGTGGTCCTAATCAAAACAATGGGAACAACCAACAAGGTGGAAACAATCAGCAAGGTGGTCAAAACCGTCCACAAGGCCAAAATGGTCCGGGAGGAAATCGTCCACCGGGACAAGGTGGCTATCAAGGGAACAGACCTCCAGGACAAGGTGGTCAAAACCGTCCGGGTGGCCCAGGAGGAAACCGTCCGCCAGGTCAAGGTGGCCCAGGAGGAAACCGTCCACCAGGACAAGGTGGCCCAGGAGGAAACCGTTTCGGAAACAATAGACCGGGACAAAGAACAATGCCTGTCGAATTAACCGACGAACAAGTTAAAAACCAAATCAAGGAAACTCTTGAAAAGTTAACCAATAAAGGAGGTAAGTCTAAGTCTTCTAAACACAGAAAAGATAAAAGAAGTTACCGTAGAGAACAAGACCACCTTCAGCAGGAAGCAGATGCTAGAGATACTTCACTAAAAGTTACCGAATTCATCACTGTCGGAGAGCTGGCAAGTTTGATGGATGTAAGTGCAACTGAGGTTATTTCCGCGTGTTTCTCTCTTGGTGTAATGGTGACCATGAACCAAAGATTAGAAGCTGATACTTTACTATTGGTTGCTGATGAATTTGGATTTAAAATTGAATTCTCGGATGCTGATCTTGAAGATACAGATTCTGAAGAAGATATCGATACAGAAGAAAGTCTTGTTTCAAGAGCGCCAATTGTAACAGTAATGGGACACGTTGATCACGGTAAAACTTCATTATTGGATTACGTTAGAAAAACTAATGTAATTGCAGGTGAATCTGGTGGAATTACACAACACATTGGAGCTTACAACGTGAAACTGGAAAATGGACAGAGAATTACATTCTTAGATACACCAGGTCACGAAGCGTTTACTGCGATGAGAGCTAGAGGTGCACAAGTTACCGATATTGCAATTATTGTAATTGCTGCGGATGACGATGTAATGCCTCAAACAAAAGAAGCGATTTCTCATGCACAGGCTGCAGGAGTACCTATGATTATTGCAATCAATAAAGTAGATAAACCTAATGCCAATCCTGATAACATCCGTCAGCAACTTTCTGGAATGAATATTTTAGTAGAAGAATGGGGTGGAAATGTACAGGCTCAGGAAATTTCAGCTAAAATGGGTAATAATATGGATCTTTTATTAGAAAAAGTATTGTTACAGGCAGAAATGCTCGAATTGAAAGCCAATCCTGAACGTGCTGCCAACGGAGTTGTAATTGAAGCATCTCTAGATAAAGGTAGAGGTTATGTAGCAACAATGTTAGTACAAACGGGAACTTTAAAAGTAGGAGATTATGTAGTAGCAGGTAAAAATCATGGTAAAGTAAAAGCTTTATTAGATGAAAGAGGGAAAAACCTTACTGAAGCAGGTCCTTCAATTCCGGCAACAATCTTAGGTTTAGACGGAGCGCCTACAGCAGGTGATAAATTCCGTGTTTATGCCGACGAAAGTGAAGGTAAAGCTATTGCTAATAAGAGAGAGCAGTTACAGAGAGAACTTTCAATCAGAACGAAAAAACATACAACGCTTGAAGAATTAGGTAGACGTATTGCTTTAGGAGAATTCAAGGAATTGAATATTATCCTTAAAGGTGACGTGGATGGTTCGGTAGAAGCACTTTCTGATCAGTTACAAAGATTATCAACAGAAGAAATCAGCGTTAAAATCCTTCACTCAGGTGTTGGACAGATCACTGAGTCTGATATCAACTTAGCGGCTGCGTCTGATGCAATTATCATCGGATTCAACGTAAGAGCTGGAGCAAATGCTAAAGATCTTGCAGACCGTGAAGAAATTGAAATCAGAACCTATTCTGTAATCTATAAAGCGATTGACGAAGTGAAAGAAGCGATGGAGGGAATGCTTTCTCCGGAAATTCAAGAGCAAGTTATTGGTAATGTTGAAATCCGTGAGGTATTCAAGATTTCTAAAGTAGGAACTATTGCAGGTTGTATGGTTCTAAATGGAAAAGTAACAAGACAGTCTAAAGTAAGATTGCTAAGAGATGGTATTGTGAAATTCGATGGTGAACTTGAAAGTTTAAAACGTTTCAAAGACGACGTAAGAGAAGTTACAAAAGGCTACGAATGTGGATTAAACCTTAAAGGTTACAATGACATCGAGCAATATGACATCCTTGAAGTTTATGAAGAAGTTGCTGTGAAGAAGAAATTGAAGTAA
- the nusA gene encoding transcription termination factor NusA: MDNIALIESFGDFKDEKGISKIDLMAIIEDSLKTLLRKRFDSDDHFDVIVNPDKGDFQIFLNKTIVEDEMSEDDDLEIEITEAKKIDPTFEVGEDFTMEIPVAQLGRRNILTLKQILATKLQEHNNAMLYDQFRDKIGEIVIGEIHHIRHKHVILLDDEGNEFILPKENQIPADFFKKGENIRAIVETVDFKGSKPQIIISRTAPKFLEKLLELEIPEIQDGTIILKKAVRIPGEKAKIAVDAYDDRIDPVGACVGVKGSRIHGVVRELRNENIDVIQWSKNPEIMVKRALGNVTINKIDINEETNYALVYTPVEEISKVIGKQGQNIRLASWLSGYEIDVFREASEDDDVDLREFNDDIEQWILDEFKKVGLTTAKSVLDKDTASLLNMVDLEEETINDVKRILKEEFED; encoded by the coding sequence ATGGATAATATAGCGTTGATTGAATCCTTTGGTGATTTTAAAGACGAAAAGGGAATCAGTAAAATTGATCTAATGGCGATCATTGAAGATTCTCTGAAAACTTTGTTGAGAAAAAGATTTGATTCTGATGATCATTTTGATGTAATTGTAAACCCTGATAAAGGTGATTTTCAGATATTTTTAAATAAAACCATCGTTGAAGACGAAATGTCTGAAGATGATGATTTGGAAATTGAAATCACTGAAGCTAAGAAAATAGACCCTACTTTTGAAGTAGGTGAAGATTTTACCATGGAAATTCCTGTAGCGCAGTTGGGAAGAAGAAATATTTTGACGCTGAAGCAGATTTTAGCAACAAAATTGCAGGAGCATAATAACGCAATGTTATATGATCAGTTTAGAGATAAAATTGGTGAAATCGTAATTGGTGAAATTCACCACATCCGTCACAAACACGTAATTTTGTTGGATGATGAAGGGAATGAGTTTATTTTACCTAAAGAAAATCAAATCCCGGCAGACTTCTTCAAGAAAGGAGAAAATATCAGAGCAATTGTTGAAACAGTTGATTTTAAAGGTTCAAAACCTCAAATTATCATTTCAAGAACGGCTCCGAAATTCTTAGAGAAATTATTAGAATTAGAAATTCCTGAGATCCAGGACGGAACAATCATTCTTAAAAAAGCAGTGAGAATTCCTGGTGAAAAGGCGAAAATAGCAGTTGATGCTTACGACGACAGAATTGATCCTGTAGGAGCTTGTGTTGGAGTAAAAGGTTCTAGAATTCACGGTGTTGTAAGAGAATTAAGAAACGAAAATATAGATGTAATTCAGTGGTCTAAAAACCCTGAGATTATGGTGAAGAGAGCTTTAGGAAATGTTACCATCAATAAAATTGACATCAACGAAGAGACCAATTATGCTTTGGTTTATACTCCAGTTGAAGAGATTTCTAAAGTAATCGGGAAACAAGGACAAAATATCAGATTGGCTTCTTGGCTTTCAGGATACGAAATCGACGTGTTCAGAGAGGCAAGTGAAGATGATGATGTTGACTTGAGAGAATTCAATGACGATATCGAACAGTGGATTTTAGATGAATTTAAGAAAGTGGGTCTTACGACTGCAAAATCTGTCTTAGATAAAGATACAGCAAGTCTTTTGAATATGGTAGATCTAGAAGAGGAAACCATCAATGACGTGAAGCGTATATTGAAAGAAGAATTTGAAGATTAA
- the rimP gene encoding ribosome assembly cofactor RimP, translating to MEFRKNIETLLNDFLQTREDLFLLDLKFSAGDDITVILDGDNGVTVQDCLDASRAIEFNMDREEHDFSLQVMSAGLSEPLSTPRQFQKNIGREIEVLLTDSSEIEGELAKVDEEKITLILRYRKPKEVGKGKVDVEEEKEIPYSDIKKALVVLKF from the coding sequence ATGGAGTTTAGAAAAAATATTGAAACATTATTAAATGATTTCCTTCAGACAAGAGAAGATTTATTTCTTCTTGATTTGAAGTTTTCCGCAGGAGATGATATTACAGTAATCTTAGACGGTGACAATGGTGTTACTGTGCAGGATTGTCTGGATGCAAGCCGTGCAATAGAGTTTAATATGGATCGTGAAGAGCACGATTTCAGTCTTCAGGTAATGTCTGCAGGATTAAGCGAGCCGCTTTCTACGCCGAGACAATTTCAAAAAAATATCGGAAGAGAAATTGAGGTTTTGTTAACTGATTCTTCAGAAATCGAAGGTGAGCTTGCAAAAGTAGATGAAGAGAAAATTACTCTTATACTGCGTTACCGTAAACCGAAAGAAGTAGGTAAAGGTAAGGTAGATGTAGAGGAGGAAAAAGAAATTCCTTACTCTGACATAAAAAAAGCTTTGGTAGTACTTAAATTTTAA
- a CDS encoding UDP-glucose dehydrogenase family protein — MNITIVGTGYVGLVTGTTLAELGNSVYCVDIDEKKVEGMKNGIVPIYEPNLEEMFLRNIQAERLFFTTNLKEALDKSEVVYLALPTPPGEDGSADLSYVLKVANDIGELMTEYKVVVNKSTVPVGTADKVRETISSKTSIDFDVVSNPEFLREGFAVEDSMNPARVVVGSSSDKAKEIMAKIYQPFTNTGIPIIFMDEKSSELTKYASNSFLAVKITFMNEIANYCEKVGADVDKVRLGMGSDDRIGHRFLFPGIGYGGSCFPKDVKALIKSGKDDGFNFQILEATEKVNISQKVILVSEIEKYFGGNIEGKTIAMWGLAFKANTDDIREASSLDNIELLLQKGAKIVAYDLIAEGNVKKLLGNKISYANTMYDALENADALFIATEWPEFKNPNFDLMAKKMNNKAIFDGRNMFPLEVPEQNGFFYKSIGRKTIQ, encoded by the coding sequence TTGAATATAACAATAGTAGGAACAGGCTATGTGGGTTTGGTTACAGGAACTACCCTTGCAGAACTTGGCAATTCGGTTTATTGTGTTGACATTGATGAAAAAAAAGTAGAAGGGATGAAAAACGGTATCGTACCTATTTACGAGCCAAATCTTGAAGAAATGTTTCTCAGAAACATTCAAGCTGAAAGATTATTTTTCACCACAAACCTGAAAGAAGCTTTAGATAAAAGCGAAGTTGTATATCTTGCCCTTCCTACCCCACCGGGAGAAGATGGTTCAGCAGATTTATCTTATGTTTTGAAAGTAGCCAATGATATTGGTGAATTGATGACTGAATATAAAGTTGTCGTTAATAAAAGTACAGTTCCTGTAGGAACAGCCGACAAAGTAAGAGAAACTATTTCATCAAAAACTTCTATAGATTTCGACGTAGTTTCAAATCCTGAATTTTTACGTGAAGGTTTTGCGGTAGAAGATTCTATGAATCCCGCGAGAGTTGTTGTAGGATCAAGCTCCGACAAGGCAAAAGAAATTATGGCTAAAATTTATCAGCCATTTACCAATACCGGAATTCCTATTATTTTTATGGATGAAAAGTCTTCCGAGCTTACAAAATACGCATCAAATTCATTTTTAGCGGTAAAAATTACGTTCATGAATGAAATTGCCAATTACTGTGAAAAAGTAGGTGCCGATGTAGATAAAGTAAGATTAGGAATGGGAAGTGACGACAGAATTGGTCACCGTTTCTTGTTTCCGGGAATCGGATATGGCGGAAGTTGTTTCCCGAAAGATGTAAAAGCTTTAATAAAATCAGGAAAAGATGATGGTTTTAATTTCCAGATTCTGGAAGCGACTGAAAAAGTAAATATTTCACAGAAAGTAATTTTGGTTTCTGAAATTGAAAAATATTTTGGAGGAAATATTGAAGGTAAAACCATCGCCATGTGGGGATTGGCATTTAAAGCAAATACTGATGACATCAGAGAAGCATCATCTTTAGATAACATCGAATTACTTCTTCAAAAAGGCGCAAAAATAGTTGCTTACGACCTCATCGCTGAAGGCAATGTAAAGAAATTACTGGGTAATAAAATATCTTATGCCAATACCATGTATGATGCTTTAGAAAATGCCGACGCATTATTTATCGCAACAGAATGGCCAGAATTTAAAAATCCAAATTTTGATCTGATGGCTAAAAAAATGAATAATAAAGCTATTTTCGACGGAAGAAATATGTTTCCACTGGAAGTTCCAGAGCAGAATGGCTTCTTTTATAAAAGCATCGGAAGAAAAACGATCCAGTAA